One part of the Arachidicoccus terrestris genome encodes these proteins:
- a CDS encoding ABC transporter ATP-binding protein: MIQLSHISKWVKTGSLQTFLLKDINLEIEKGAFVSIMGPSGSGKSTLLNVMGMLDDWNEGEYLFMGEDVGKLKEKAKSALHKNHIGFVFQAYHLIDELTVYENIETPLLYQDIKASQRKAIVADMLDRFQIVGKKDLFPAQLSGGQQQLVGIARALVAKPDLILADEPTGNLNSKQGEEIMDIFTQLNKEDGVTIIQVTHSEKNAAYGNRIINLLDGRIEA, from the coding sequence ATGATTCAATTATCTCATATAAGTAAATGGGTTAAAACAGGAAGCTTGCAAACCTTCCTATTAAAAGATATCAATCTTGAAATCGAAAAAGGCGCCTTTGTTTCGATAATGGGACCTTCCGGATCCGGTAAGTCCACTTTGCTCAACGTGATGGGCATGTTGGATGACTGGAACGAGGGAGAATATTTGTTTATGGGCGAGGACGTTGGTAAACTCAAAGAGAAAGCTAAAAGCGCATTACACAAAAATCATATCGGTTTTGTATTTCAGGCTTATCATTTGATTGATGAGCTGACCGTTTATGAAAATATAGAAACACCACTTTTGTATCAGGATATTAAAGCTTCACAACGCAAAGCCATTGTCGCCGACATGTTAGACCGTTTCCAGATTGTCGGCAAAAAGGACCTGTTTCCAGCTCAATTATCTGGCGGACAGCAACAGCTGGTGGGTATAGCCCGTGCACTGGTAGCGAAACCTGATCTGATTTTGGCGGATGAACCCACTGGGAACCTGAATTCTAAACAAGGAGAGGAGATCATGGATATTTTTACACAGTTGAATAAAGAAGACGGCGTAACGATCATTCAGGTGACACATTCGGAAAAGAATGCAGCCTATGGCAATCGGATCATTAATTTACTGGATGGCAGGATCGAAGCATAG
- a CDS encoding ABC transporter permease gives MIRYYLKMAWRNFSSSKLFSFLNLMGLSIAIAICIPLFLFVCKQYSFDNFFSKKDQIYRVNLITHDDDPATWAHVPNAVAPALMRDIPEVSYAARMLKNGFGTPASLRVGEQNYKEGLLYWSDPELFKIFDFEFIAGDGRSPLNDNNSVAINESEAKRLFGNKNPIGQPILVDNKTQLVVSAVYKDLPDNSSIDPALIANFKSNRLSKSIYWSNASYETFCLLRKGADAGAVSKKLPELIKKYVKTEDDRWFDLALQPLSDVHLHSAHISDTYISRVGDIKTVRQLSLLGLLIVVIACINYMNLATAKSEKRAREVGINKTLGATRYQMIGRFYADTALTVLLAVIVGFALSFGSLFLFNAISDSHLHITELLSRRTFLFLGVIWLIVTVLAGSYPAMLLSRSSALQLMQKRFAVGGMDRFLRKSLVVVQFSCSIILIIAVVIIYQQMMFISNKNLGFNPSGLAMINISGIRDKQSLESLTNSLKEIPAVQEVTELQSPPGFSASLRSLRKADEKSGPSLYTCYADANVVPALGLQLLAGKTLPDHLSATDSTVYVLANKKVVDYLGWTPQEAIGKKVNVELGDNAYIVGVVGDFNYMSLKRPIEPYVYYATNDAPESKNAMIVKVSTDQLMATMDRIKAAFTENVPSAAFDYAFLDAHLASLYNTEKVVQKTVLLFSTLAIFVSCLGLFGLSAFMAEQKTKEIGIRKVLGASNFSIGSMLSIDFLKLVVLAIIIGIPLAIYMMQKWLVHFEYRIRISWVVVALAAIAGLLIAFITVSYQSVKAARSNPLKSIKTE, from the coding sequence ATGATTCGATATTATTTAAAAATGGCCTGGCGCAACTTTTCATCAAGTAAGTTGTTTAGCTTCCTGAATTTAATGGGGCTGTCTATTGCGATTGCTATTTGTATACCCCTGTTTTTGTTTGTCTGCAAACAGTATAGCTTCGATAACTTTTTTTCTAAAAAGGATCAAATCTATAGAGTTAACCTGATAACGCATGATGACGATCCCGCAACCTGGGCCCATGTTCCAAATGCTGTTGCGCCGGCATTAATGAGGGATATCCCGGAAGTTAGCTATGCTGCCAGAATGTTGAAGAATGGTTTTGGAACGCCTGCCAGTTTGCGGGTGGGAGAGCAAAATTACAAGGAGGGTCTATTGTATTGGTCTGATCCGGAGTTGTTTAAAATATTTGATTTTGAGTTTATTGCCGGTGATGGACGCAGTCCGTTGAATGATAACAATTCAGTGGCCATTAATGAGTCGGAGGCTAAACGGTTATTTGGAAATAAGAACCCTATTGGCCAGCCGATTTTGGTAGATAACAAAACTCAATTAGTCGTGAGTGCTGTATACAAAGATCTACCCGATAACAGCAGCATCGATCCGGCTTTGATCGCTAACTTTAAATCTAACCGACTCAGTAAAAGCATCTACTGGAGCAATGCCAGCTATGAAACTTTTTGTTTGCTCAGAAAGGGGGCGGATGCAGGTGCCGTTAGTAAGAAACTACCGGAACTTATAAAAAAGTATGTAAAGACGGAAGACGACAGGTGGTTTGATTTGGCCCTCCAGCCTTTGTCTGATGTCCATCTGCATTCTGCTCATATTTCGGATACCTATATTAGCAGAGTCGGCGATATAAAGACGGTCCGCCAGCTTTCCCTTCTGGGTTTATTGATAGTCGTGATTGCCTGTATTAATTATATGAACCTCGCGACGGCGAAGTCTGAAAAAAGAGCCAGAGAGGTGGGTATTAATAAAACATTAGGCGCGACAAGATATCAAATGATTGGCCGGTTTTATGCAGATACCGCTCTCACTGTTCTGTTGGCGGTTATTGTTGGATTCGCCTTGTCCTTTGGCAGCCTATTTTTATTTAATGCAATAAGCGATAGTCATTTGCATATTACTGAGCTGCTTTCCCGAAGGACGTTTCTGTTTTTGGGGGTGATCTGGCTGATCGTGACAGTATTGGCAGGCAGTTATCCGGCAATGCTATTGTCCAGGAGCTCTGCCTTGCAACTGATGCAGAAGCGGTTTGCAGTTGGCGGAATGGACAGATTCCTGCGGAAATCTTTGGTAGTTGTACAGTTCAGCTGTTCAATTATACTCATAATTGCTGTTGTGATCATCTATCAACAGATGATGTTTATCAGTAATAAGAATCTGGGGTTTAATCCCAGCGGTTTAGCCATGATTAATATTAGTGGCATACGTGATAAGCAAAGCCTGGAAAGCCTCACCAATTCCTTAAAGGAAATACCGGCTGTACAGGAGGTTACCGAATTACAATCGCCCCCCGGCTTCTCAGCCAGCCTGCGGTCACTTAGGAAAGCCGATGAGAAGTCTGGCCCCTCTTTGTATACTTGTTATGCAGATGCAAACGTGGTACCCGCCCTGGGGCTTCAGTTGTTGGCGGGAAAAACCCTACCTGACCATCTGAGTGCAACAGATTCCACGGTATATGTACTGGCCAATAAAAAGGTCGTTGATTATTTAGGTTGGACGCCGCAGGAAGCGATCGGTAAGAAGGTGAATGTGGAACTGGGAGATAATGCCTATATCGTTGGTGTTGTAGGTGATTTTAATTACATGTCATTAAAGCGCCCGATTGAGCCTTATGTGTATTATGCCACAAATGACGCTCCGGAGTCAAAGAATGCAATGATCGTTAAGGTCAGTACAGACCAGTTAATGGCGACAATGGATAGGATCAAGGCGGCATTTACAGAAAATGTCCCTTCGGCGGCTTTTGACTATGCTTTTTTAGATGCCCATTTGGCTTCACTATATAATACTGAGAAGGTCGTTCAGAAGACCGTATTGCTGTTTTCTACGCTGGCGATCTTTGTTTCCTGTTTGGGCTTGTTTGGCTTATCTGCTTTTATGGCTGAACAAAAGACAAAAGAAATAGGTATCAGAAAAGTATTGGGAGCCAGTAATTTCTCGATCGGAAGCATGCTCAGCATTGACTTTTTAAAATTGGTGGTGCTTGCTATCATTATCGGTATTCCCCTGGCGATTTATATGATGCAGAAGTGGCTGGTCCACTTTGAATATCGCATCAGGATTTCCTGGGTGGTGGTGGCACTTGCTGCTATTGCCGGTTTGTTGATTGCGTTTATTACAGTATCCTATCAGTCTGTCAAGGCAGCCAGGAGCAATCCTTTGAAAAGTATCAAAACTGAATAA
- a CDS encoding winged helix-turn-helix domain-containing protein has product MFKELDPLLHSELRLAIISLLVGASAADFKELKEKTGATAGNLSVQVQKLSDAGYIRVEKSFRGKYPLTTCKITKEGLKAFDNYVEALKDYLRPKP; this is encoded by the coding sequence ATGTTTAAAGAACTGGACCCATTACTGCATTCTGAACTTAGATTAGCTATTATCAGTTTACTGGTGGGGGCTTCAGCTGCCGATTTTAAGGAACTGAAAGAGAAAACGGGCGCGACGGCAGGTAATCTTAGCGTTCAGGTGCAAAAGCTTTCTGATGCGGGTTATATCCGGGTAGAAAAGTCCTTCAGGGGAAAGTATCCCCTGACAACCTGTAAGATTACAAAAGAAGGTTTAAAAGCCTTCGACAATTATGTAGAAGCGCTGAAAGACTACCTGAGACCTAAACCTTAA
- a CDS encoding ABC transporter permease, which produces MLKFYFNTAFRSLKRNRLFSGLNVLGLAIGMAGAILIGLWAHNMLSYDRFHPDEDRLFVLRCKGTISGEMRSWKWTPKILGPTLVDEMPGVEQMTRYDSEWDFLLTYGNKIIEGHNGSFADPGFFKMFDFPFREGGINEDWKKGNGIVLTEKFATALFGKQEALGRSIKIDSVNYVKVTGVLKDFPTNTMFNCNYLLSWAYAKKINAVDKNWFNNNVQTFVKIEKGTQLAVFNDKIKDIIRAHSDNANITYQLLAEPLSRNFLYDKDENGEFVTGRIVLVKSVILIGVFLVLIACINFMNLSTAQSEHRAKEVGVKKAIGATKKRLVSQFFIESLLLAFISFVLAIGLVELVLPFFNHLVGVQLSLAFSGRLVVVSLIFVLATGAIAGCYPAFYLSSFKPIMVLNGKFKRIYRKLNIRSVLVILQFTVSIVLMLGTIMLIKNIDYVRNRDIGYNNGGLLYSWLTGDLEKNYLPLKNALLQSGAVLSVTKNMSPVTESQSNGWGISWPGATPGDKKIQFIRFSTDADMVKTLGMHLLEGRDIDVNKFRSDSTAMVLTASAARRMKLKDPVGAIVRDNDVDWHVVGIIEDFIIDKPFERIKPMIIEGPRSWFDVMHYRLNPGRSTSENLTTIKEIFARYNPGAPFMYDFVDKSYQSKFRESERYRQISVVAAGMAIFISCLGLFGLMSYMKETRMKEIGIRKVLGASGRRIAILLSKGFMHLLFVSFLVSTPVALWVMHTWLSDMDYRVEISVWWFVYAFILSSAIATCTISYQAWKASHVNPVQSLKTE; this is translated from the coding sequence ATGTTGAAATTTTATTTTAATACAGCTTTTAGAAGTTTAAAAAGAAACCGGTTATTTTCTGGCCTGAATGTATTGGGGCTGGCTATTGGTATGGCGGGAGCCATACTAATAGGTCTGTGGGCACACAATATGCTCAGTTATGACAGATTCCACCCGGACGAAGACCGGTTATTTGTTTTAAGGTGTAAAGGGACTATCAGCGGCGAAATGCGCTCCTGGAAATGGACGCCAAAGATCCTGGGTCCTACTTTGGTTGACGAGATGCCGGGCGTTGAACAAATGACACGTTATGATAGTGAATGGGACTTTCTGTTGACATATGGAAATAAGATTATTGAAGGCCATAACGGAAGTTTTGCGGATCCGGGATTTTTTAAAATGTTTGATTTTCCTTTTAGAGAGGGCGGCATTAATGAGGACTGGAAGAAAGGAAATGGCATTGTTCTGACAGAAAAATTTGCTACAGCACTATTTGGTAAACAAGAGGCCCTGGGGAGATCAATTAAGATCGATAGTGTAAATTATGTGAAGGTAACAGGGGTTCTTAAGGATTTCCCAACAAATACGATGTTTAATTGTAATTATCTTTTAAGCTGGGCTTACGCAAAGAAAATTAATGCTGTTGACAAGAATTGGTTTAATAATAATGTACAAACCTTTGTAAAAATCGAAAAAGGTACACAACTTGCCGTTTTTAATGATAAAATAAAGGATATTATCAGAGCTCATTCTGATAATGCCAATATAACCTACCAACTATTGGCTGAACCTCTGAGCCGGAACTTTCTGTATGATAAAGATGAGAATGGTGAGTTTGTTACTGGCCGGATCGTTCTTGTAAAGTCCGTTATCTTGATCGGCGTTTTTTTGGTATTGATCGCTTGTATTAATTTTATGAACCTTAGTACGGCGCAGAGTGAACACAGAGCAAAGGAAGTGGGGGTAAAAAAGGCTATCGGTGCCACAAAAAAACGTTTGGTCTCGCAGTTTTTTATAGAAAGCTTATTGCTGGCATTCATTTCATTTGTGTTGGCAATTGGACTGGTTGAACTGGTGCTGCCATTCTTTAATCATCTGGTCGGCGTGCAGCTTAGTTTGGCATTCAGCGGCAGGTTGGTCGTGGTGTCACTGATCTTTGTTTTAGCTACCGGAGCAATCGCCGGATGTTATCCCGCATTTTATTTGTCCTCTTTCAAACCGATTATGGTATTGAATGGAAAGTTTAAAAGAATATATCGTAAGCTCAATATCAGGTCAGTTTTGGTAATCCTGCAATTTACCGTATCTATCGTCCTGATGCTGGGGACAATCATGCTCATAAAAAACATTGATTATGTCAGAAACAGAGACATCGGTTATAACAATGGAGGGTTGCTGTATTCCTGGTTGACAGGTGACCTGGAGAAAAACTATCTGCCACTTAAAAATGCGCTTCTGCAAAGCGGGGCCGTTCTGTCGGTTACAAAGAATATGTCTCCTGTAACAGAGTCACAAAGCAATGGCTGGGGTATCAGTTGGCCAGGGGCGACACCAGGCGATAAGAAGATTCAGTTTATCAGGTTCAGCACAGATGCAGACATGGTTAAAACACTGGGAATGCATCTGCTGGAAGGCAGGGATATTGATGTTAATAAGTTTCGCTCTGATAGCACAGCCATGGTGCTGACCGCTTCTGCAGCCAGGCGTATGAAACTGAAAGATCCTGTCGGGGCAATTGTACGTGATAATGATGTGGACTGGCACGTTGTAGGCATCATTGAGGATTTTATTATTGATAAGCCGTTTGAAAGGATTAAACCGATGATTATCGAAGGCCCCAGGTCATGGTTTGATGTTATGCACTACCGGCTCAATCCTGGTCGTTCCACCTCAGAAAATCTGACAACTATAAAAGAGATTTTTGCCCGGTACAATCCAGGGGCACCCTTTATGTATGATTTTGTTGACAAAAGTTATCAGTCTAAGTTCAGAGAATCTGAAAGATATAGGCAGATTTCTGTTGTTGCTGCGGGGATGGCGATATTTATTTCTTGTTTAGGGCTCTTCGGCCTGATGTCCTATATGAAGGAAACAAGAATGAAGGAGATCGGAATCCGAAAGGTCCTTGGTGCTTCAGGGAGGCGTATCGCCATATTGTTATCCAAAGGGTTTATGCATCTTCTCTTTGTATCATTTCTTGTTTCCACACCGGTTGCGCTGTGGGTGATGCATACATGGCTTTCTGATATGGACTATCGCGTTGAGATTTCTGTTTGGTGGTTTGTTTATGCATTTATTTTATCGTCGGCGATTGCCACTTGTACTATTTCATATCAGGCATGGAAGGCGTCACATGTGAATCCGGTCCAAAGTCTTAAAACGGAGTAA
- a CDS encoding TonB-dependent receptor, which yields MKVSFFLCIFSLVFAQVSAQTPVRGWVRDHKMRPLVGANITVKNGYDGAITDSSGNYTFMTADVGRDTVVFSMAGYESVEKVIELKGQAVTLNVVLQEAFNELKAVTITAGSFSAGDNKKGVVLSSLDILTTSTNADISSAMRLLPGTQQNGESSGLFVHGGTAGETAQYMDGAVIQHPYYAGGPQVMQRGRFDPRLFSGTMFATGGYSALYGNAMSSVLLMNSNDLPEKSEYEIDISPIAYVNLRTQQLSRDKKSGYGASYNYINIWPEMQVVPTYFDITRVPVYHTGNFFYHRKTKGGMIKYYTEFSHNDVGYAWQDIDSLSLKDKINVANNNWYNNLNWTERLGASWKLVWANSFSINHDHVVRSILNSDNEPVSFSPSYHWMNNKIFTFLNTEDHLQSRFILEKKFHHLNAIRFGGEYNYAHTDGLYNDRKVRFKDNYGAVFAENDLYFTGDFMLKTGVRAERSALVNETKVAPRVSMAYRVGPNAQISGAYGIFYQKPEANYLMYNQHLGFTKSTQYILNYQKSSTSQILRLEAYYKKYDDLIRLVPATQINDFPYDNGGDGHAAGVDLFWKDQKTFPFKYWISYSYIHTRRKFLNYPTALQPDFVTPHTLSAVLQQFIPSIKTQVNFSYSFATGRPYYYFQPDLENHTYHLKNQGKSSSYNNLDFSIDYLPDFGKTNKKMTVMFVATIKNIFGLQQLYTYNYSYDGSYKQPVWPMSKRQYFVGVFFNFGRDRSEEIINENL from the coding sequence ATGAAAGTCAGTTTTTTTCTTTGCATTTTCAGCCTTGTTTTTGCACAGGTCAGCGCACAGACACCCGTTCGGGGGTGGGTCAGAGATCATAAAATGCGTCCCCTTGTCGGTGCAAATATCACGGTAAAAAACGGATATGACGGAGCCATTACGGATAGTTCAGGTAACTATACATTCATGACGGCAGATGTGGGCCGGGACACGGTTGTCTTCAGTATGGCAGGCTATGAAAGCGTTGAAAAGGTCATTGAACTGAAAGGTCAGGCTGTCACCTTAAATGTTGTATTGCAGGAAGCGTTTAATGAATTAAAGGCTGTAACGATTACTGCCGGGTCGTTTTCTGCCGGAGATAATAAAAAAGGTGTTGTTCTTTCATCGCTGGATATTCTTACCACTTCCACTAATGCAGATATTTCCTCCGCCATGCGGTTATTGCCCGGTACCCAGCAAAATGGGGAGTCGTCCGGTTTATTTGTACATGGAGGTACCGCAGGGGAAACCGCCCAGTATATGGATGGAGCCGTGATCCAGCATCCTTATTACGCAGGCGGCCCTCAGGTCATGCAAAGGGGGCGGTTTGATCCTAGGCTTTTCAGTGGAACCATGTTTGCCACAGGTGGCTATTCTGCGCTCTATGGTAATGCCATGTCTTCCGTGTTGCTCATGAATAGTAATGATTTGCCCGAAAAGTCAGAGTATGAGATCGATATTTCTCCTATCGCCTATGTAAACCTCCGCACACAGCAATTATCCAGGGATAAGAAATCCGGCTATGGCGCCAGTTATAATTATATTAATATCTGGCCGGAAATGCAGGTTGTGCCTACCTATTTTGATATTACACGTGTGCCTGTTTACCATACTGGTAATTTCTTTTATCACAGGAAGACCAAGGGAGGTATGATTAAGTATTATACGGAATTCAGTCATAATGATGTCGGATACGCCTGGCAAGATATCGACAGTCTCTCGCTAAAGGATAAAATTAATGTGGCCAACAACAACTGGTATAATAACTTGAACTGGACAGAGCGCCTGGGTGCAAGCTGGAAACTGGTCTGGGCCAATAGTTTCAGTATTAATCATGATCATGTCGTCAGAAGTATACTTAACAGTGATAATGAACCCGTGAGTTTTTCGCCGTCGTATCACTGGATGAATAATAAGATATTTACTTTTCTGAATACGGAGGATCATCTGCAGTCGAGGTTTATTCTGGAGAAGAAATTTCATCATTTAAATGCCATCCGCTTTGGAGGTGAGTATAATTACGCACACACGGATGGCCTGTACAATGACCGGAAGGTGCGCTTCAAGGATAACTATGGCGCCGTCTTTGCAGAAAATGATCTTTATTTTACCGGTGATTTTATGCTTAAAACGGGCGTCCGCGCTGAAAGGTCTGCATTGGTGAATGAAACCAAAGTGGCCCCCAGGGTATCCATGGCGTATCGGGTTGGCCCCAATGCGCAGATATCCGGTGCGTACGGAATTTTTTACCAGAAACCTGAAGCGAACTACCTGATGTACAATCAGCATCTGGGATTCACAAAGTCAACTCAGTATATTCTTAACTATCAAAAGAGTAGCACCAGTCAGATTCTGCGCCTGGAGGCCTACTATAAGAAGTATGATGATCTGATCCGCCTGGTACCTGCTACCCAGATCAATGACTTCCCCTATGATAACGGTGGCGACGGGCATGCCGCAGGAGTTGACCTGTTCTGGAAAGATCAAAAGACATTTCCGTTCAAGTACTGGATCAGTTACTCCTATATTCATACCAGACGCAAGTTCCTGAATTATCCCACCGCGCTGCAACCGGATTTTGTCACGCCACATACGTTGTCCGCTGTTTTGCAGCAGTTTATTCCCAGTATCAAAACACAGGTGAATTTCTCCTATAGCTTCGCTACCGGAAGGCCTTATTATTATTTCCAGCCGGATCTGGAAAACCATACGTATCATTTAAAGAACCAGGGAAAATCTTCCAGTTACAATAACCTCGATTTTAGCATTGATTATCTGCCGGATTTTGGAAAGACGAATAAAAAGATGACGGTCATGTTTGTTGCTACCATTAAAAATATTTTCGGGTTGCAGCAACTATATACGTATAATTATTCTTATGACGGCTCCTACAAACAACCTGTCTGGCCTATGTCTAAAAGGCAGTATTTTGTCGGGGTGTTCTTTAATTTTGGACGAGACCGCTCTGAGGAGATCATTAATGAGAATCTATAA
- a CDS encoding ABC transporter permease: protein MLRMYLKTAIRSLQRNKLFSGLNVFGLAVGMAGAILIAILLQYMLSYDRFHKDEDQLYVISNLDHFNGELHAWKTTPTILGPSIKEAMPEIQAFTRVDIGYSYLFSVGEHRIQTDKGGYVDPGFFSMFSFPMLSGAVNDDWKSGSGIIISASFAKAMFGNENAVGKTLRLDTTSYFKVAGVLRDMPKNTKFKADFFLSWQYADRQGQLDSNWENNSVNTYIKLNEGTDLTAFNKKIEGFTRLHNRKIKTTIFAVPLKEDYLYNQEENGQYASGRIVIVRCLTVIGILLLLIACINFMNLSTAQSERRAREVGVRKVIGATRTRLIVQFLVESVLLAFFAFIIAVGIVKLLLPAFGNLVETKLSWHFGIGGWIIAVAVMILTGLIAGSYPAFYLSSFAPIKVLKGTLGRIGRKVSARSVLVVLQFTVAIILILTTIMITQDTGYVQNRDSGYDRNGLLYTNLEGHLNKNYEPLRNALLKSGAVTSVSKNMSPVTQRYTDSWGFSWPGSTEQDKKIDFIRYGTNADMVGTLGMHLLEGRDIDVYKYPADSTAAMLTETSVRTMRLKDPIGAVIRRNDVTWHVVGVIQDFIIEQPFDKVAPMIILGPAAYLQTIHYRLNPNRPVEANLAAIKGIFNQFNPDYPFVYHFVDNTYAEKFKENKKFGQLSLLFAGLTIFISCLGLFGLITYMAETRTKEIGVRKVLGASVAAIIGLLSKGFVRLILISFVIAIPIALLIMDKWLSSSVYSIGIQWWWFVVTVLIAILIGFLTVSFQALKAARANPVQSLKTE from the coding sequence ATGCTTAGGATGTATCTTAAAACGGCTATTCGGAGCCTTCAAAGAAATAAACTGTTTTCCGGTCTGAATGTATTCGGGCTGGCGGTCGGCATGGCGGGTGCTATTTTAATCGCTATTTTGCTCCAATATATGCTGAGCTATGACCGCTTTCACAAAGATGAAGACCAGTTATATGTCATCAGCAACCTGGATCACTTTAATGGTGAACTACATGCATGGAAGACAACGCCAACAATCCTTGGTCCCAGCATCAAAGAGGCCATGCCCGAAATTCAGGCCTTTACCAGGGTAGATATTGGCTATTCCTATTTATTTTCAGTTGGGGAACATAGAATCCAGACCGATAAGGGGGGCTATGTAGATCCTGGCTTTTTTTCCATGTTTAGTTTCCCCATGTTAAGCGGGGCGGTAAACGATGACTGGAAGTCAGGTAGCGGTATTATTATTTCCGCATCTTTTGCAAAAGCCATGTTTGGTAATGAGAATGCAGTCGGAAAAACTTTGCGACTGGATACGACTAGTTATTTTAAGGTAGCGGGTGTCTTAAGGGACATGCCAAAGAATACAAAATTTAAGGCAGACTTTTTTCTGAGCTGGCAGTATGCGGACCGGCAAGGACAACTGGACAGTAACTGGGAGAACAATTCAGTTAATACGTATATAAAGCTCAATGAAGGAACTGATCTGACGGCCTTTAATAAAAAGATAGAAGGCTTCACACGTCTCCATAACCGGAAAATAAAGACAACCATCTTTGCTGTTCCGCTAAAAGAGGATTATTTGTATAATCAGGAGGAAAACGGGCAGTATGCTTCGGGCAGGATTGTGATTGTCAGGTGTCTGACTGTTATTGGCATTTTACTATTATTGATCGCCTGTATCAATTTTATGAATTTAAGCACGGCGCAAAGTGAACGCAGGGCCAGAGAAGTGGGTGTCCGAAAGGTTATCGGTGCTACGCGCACGAGGCTGATTGTGCAATTTCTGGTGGAGAGTGTTCTGTTGGCGTTTTTTGCCTTTATTATTGCTGTTGGTATTGTAAAGTTGCTCTTGCCTGCCTTTGGTAACCTGGTGGAGACAAAACTTAGCTGGCATTTTGGAATTGGCGGCTGGATCATCGCAGTGGCTGTTATGATCCTGACAGGATTAATTGCCGGAAGTTATCCCGCTTTTTATCTTTCATCATTTGCACCCATTAAAGTGCTGAAAGGAACACTTGGAAGGATAGGACGTAAAGTGAGTGCCCGCTCAGTTTTGGTCGTGTTGCAGTTTACGGTGGCTATTATTTTGATTTTGACAACAATCATGATCACCCAGGATACGGGATACGTGCAGAATAGGGATTCCGGATATGATAGAAATGGCCTGTTGTATACAAATCTGGAGGGTCATTTAAATAAAAACTATGAGCCGTTGCGCAATGCGTTGTTAAAAAGCGGGGCCGTTACCTCGGTTTCTAAGAATATGTCGCCTGTGACCCAGCGTTATACAGACTCGTGGGGTTTTAGCTGGCCCGGTTCTACTGAACAGGACAAGAAGATTGACTTTATCCGGTACGGAACGAATGCAGATATGGTAGGTACTTTAGGAATGCACCTTTTAGAAGGAAGGGATATTGACGTATATAAGTACCCGGCTGACAGTACGGCTGCCATGCTCACAGAGACCTCAGTCAGAACAATGCGCCTTAAAGATCCGATCGGTGCTGTTATCCGGCGCAATGACGTAACCTGGCATGTGGTAGGCGTTATTCAGGATTTTATTATTGAACAGCCCTTTGATAAAGTAGCACCGATGATTATTCTTGGGCCAGCGGCCTATTTGCAGACCATTCATTATCGTTTAAACCCTAACCGGCCGGTGGAGGCGAACCTGGCGGCCATCAAGGGGATTTTTAATCAGTTTAACCCGGATTATCCTTTTGTCTACCATTTTGTGGATAATACTTATGCTGAGAAATTTAAAGAGAATAAGAAGTTTGGTCAGCTGTCTTTGCTATTTGCGGGACTTACCATTTTTATTTCTTGTCTGGGCTTATTCGGGCTGATAACCTATATGGCTGAAACCAGGACCAAAGAGATTGGTGTGCGGAAAGTTCTGGGTGCGAGTGTAGCGGCGATTATAGGTTTACTTTCTAAAGGGTTTGTACGGCTGATTTTGATATCTTTCGTTATTGCTATACCTATCGCCTTGTTGATCATGGACAAATGGCTTTCGAGTTCAGTGTATAGTATTGGCATCCAGTGGTGGTGGTTTGTGGTGACCGTATTGATCGCCATTCTTATCGGATTTTTGACAGTTAGTTTCCAGGCACTAAAAGCGGCCAGAGCCAATCCTGTCCAAAGTCTTAAAACGGAGTAG